TAGATATTGCCCAGATTCCCCATTACACTTGCTTCGCCAACACGATCGGCATTGGCTCTTGAAAGAATTAAGCGCTGCTGCTGATAGTCAATCGCTTGGTGATAGTCTCCCAGCAACCTGTAAACAACCCCCAGATTGCCTATTGCTATCCCTTCCCTATTGCGATCGCCTATTTTTTGTGCAATGGCTAAACCTTGTTGATAATACTTAATTGCTTGGCGATACAGTGCTAAAGCCGAGTAAGACCTACCTAGACTTATTGAAAAAACGACTTCCTGATTGAGACTTAATTTGCCCAACATTTTATTGTACAAACCAATCAGTTCGCTATCATAGCCCCAAGTTTGTAGTTGACAGTGTAATTCTTCCTTGCTTGGAGTATCAAGACGAGTAAAAAGGACTTTACTGCCTCTTTCCCAATCTTCTACCTCGCAGAGGTGATGAAACGCTTCTAGGTAGCCACGCACTTGTTTAATTGGGGGAGCATCTTGCAGTGGCTCATCTTTTTCTGTGAGGAAGTTTTCTACTGCTATGTAATGGTCAAGTTGCTCAATTGGAACTTCTTCTAAATTGATATTCCAACTAGCAAAAAGTAAAATTCCTGCTTCTTTAAAATTATTAGCCATACGACTAAGTATCAGTTTTTAAACTTTTTAGCAATAGATTACGGTGTTCTATTGCCAAACTACGAATTAAATTGTGCTGCCCAAGAACACGCTTCTTATTATGATTCAATGATTCTTCAACCAAGAAACGGTTACCCAGTTCCTCTAAAGCTCTATCTTGTCTGTTTTTAGCACAATCTTGTTTTTCTAAACGTTTTAGCCAGTAAACTAAATGCTTCAGCCAAAACTCTTCCTTTTCAGGAGCGCGATAAACTGAAGCAGCGCACAGTAAGATATAAGCGTCCTTGACATCTCTTGCCAATCTTTGAAATGCTATTTGCAAACGTTGTTTATTAACTTTTTCTCGAACTTGACGGGTAAGTTTATGTAGCTCCCATTCATCTTTATCTCCCAAAGTTTTTCCTTGCTCTGCTTCTGCTAAAGCTTTTTCCACATCTTCTATCTTTTGACGTGTATTTTCACGTTCATCATTCCAATATGCCTGCACATCCCCATTAAAAGGCTCACTCCAAATTTCCCCGATAATTACCCGCAAAACTAGAGGATGACCTTTATAGGCTCTACCAATTCGTATCAGCAGAGGTTGATTTAGTGAATCATCGCTGACATCTAATCCCGTTGTCTTAAACAATGCCGCCTGCTCGGATTCAGTTAATCCATATAAAACTACTTGATGCCAGAAATTTCTCCAACGGTCGTTTACCAACTTGACTGGGCGATCCTGGGACGTGATGATTAATCGGCTTTGACACGATTCTACTGACAATAAGCTGAGAAAGAACTTTTCCCACCACTCATCAGCAAAATCACCCCAGCCTTCTTCCTTATTTTCTGTCAGCAGTCTTTCTAGAGAATCAATTAGCACTAACACCTGATGTTGCCGCAGGTATGCCACCAACCTTTGCAACAATAGTTCTGGCTTATGTTCCTCTGGTAAAATTCGCTCTCCCCATTCCTCTAGCCATTGCTTAGCGACACTGGCAAATTCTGTGCTTTTTTCCTGGTAGTCAAAATTAGCTCGCTTGAACCTATTCTTCCAGTTCTCCCCGAACCAGTCTTGCATTTCTACTGCCAATTTTTCTGCCAAGGCAGTTTTACCAATGCCCGTCAGTCCCAGGATTAGCAAAAGACGACACGAACCACGAAGCTTTGTACTTAGTTCGTTAACTAGCTGCTCTCGACCTACCCAAGCATCATCATAGGAAAAAAAGTCTGGTCGAGAATCTGCTTGGAGCATTGGAGTATCATCGACAATGACTTCCCAGTTATTTATCCCGACAGCTTTACAAATAGCAACAAATACATCTCTATCAATTGGTATCCTTCGCCTAAACCGCTTTAGGGTTGCAACTGAAGTATTGGCAGCATCATACCAAGCAGGAGCTGTTGCGTTCCATCCTTTCTTTCGTCTTGCTTTATCAACAATTTCTAAACCTTGTTTCGATGCTTTGAGAGTAACCGCCATAGGGTGCTTCTCGCTTGTGTAGACATTCCTAAATAACTACTAATCCAAGTTTTAGCTTTTCGGAATTCTGTACCAGCCGATTTATGAAAATGAGACGCTTCTCCTACATATACTTTACAGGAGTAATTTTGAGGTTCAATCTTGGCTCATTTTTGATAGCAGTGGCAAGGATGAGCCGAAACTGCGGATTTTTCGCCCGTTTGGG
The sequence above is a segment of the Scytonema hofmannii PCC 7110 genome. Coding sequences within it:
- a CDS encoding tetratricopeptide repeat protein encodes the protein MANNFKEAGILLFASWNINLEEVPIEQLDHYIAVENFLTEKDEPLQDAPPIKQVRGYLEAFHHLCEVEDWERGSKVLFTRLDTPSKEELHCQLQTWGYDSELIGLYNKMLGKLSLNQEVVFSISLGRSYSALALYRQAIKYYQQGLAIAQKIGDRNREGIAIGNLGVVYRLLGDYHQAIDYQQQRLILSRANADRVGEASVMGNLGNI
- a CDS encoding AAA family ATPase, translating into MAVTLKASKQGLEIVDKARRKKGWNATAPAWYDAANTSVATLKRFRRRIPIDRDVFVAICKAVGINNWEVIVDDTPMLQADSRPDFFSYDDAWVGREQLVNELSTKLRGSCRLLLILGLTGIGKTALAEKLAVEMQDWFGENWKNRFKRANFDYQEKSTEFASVAKQWLEEWGERILPEEHKPELLLQRLVAYLRQHQVLVLIDSLERLLTENKEEGWGDFADEWWEKFFLSLLSVESCQSRLIITSQDRPVKLVNDRWRNFWHQVVLYGLTESEQAALFKTTGLDVSDDSLNQPLLIRIGRAYKGHPLVLRVIIGEIWSEPFNGDVQAYWNDERENTRQKIEDVEKALAEAEQGKTLGDKDEWELHKLTRQVREKVNKQRLQIAFQRLARDVKDAYILLCAASVYRAPEKEEFWLKHLVYWLKRLEKQDCAKNRQDRALEELGNRFLVEESLNHNKKRVLGQHNLIRSLAIEHRNLLLKSLKTDT